Proteins from a genomic interval of Numenius arquata chromosome 18, bNumArq3.hap1.1, whole genome shotgun sequence:
- the RFLNB gene encoding refilin-B isoform X2, with protein sequence MVGRLSLREVPDLPDMRKRGDTGLDSPDSGLPPSPGPAPPPWLLSSGSPDRAAAATNGLPEPDPSAPAAANSVFSPSPVLSSCTPRLCPLSFGEGVEFDPLPPKEIRYTSSVKYDSEKHFIDDIYMPVGLSVSSCSQTVICVPNCTWRNYKSEVHLEPRNKPQRFTSTTIVYPKHAKTVYTTTLDYNCRKTVRRFLSSIELETSEYLGNDCVLDGC encoded by the exons ATGGTGGGTCGGCTCAGCCTGCGGGAGGTGCCCGACCTCCCGGACATGAGGAAGCGGGGCGACACGGGGCTCGACAGCCCCGACTCcgggctgccccccagccccgggcccgCCCCCCCGCCTTGGCTCCTCTCCTCCGGCAGCCCCgaccgcgccgccgccgccaccaacGGGCTGCCGGAGCCCGACCcgtccgcgcccgccgccgcg aattCCGTGTTCTCTCCCAGCCCTGTTCTCTCCAGCTGCACTCCAAGACTGTGTCCTTTATCCTTTGGGGAAGGAGTTGAGTTTGACCCTTTACCACCAAAGGAAATAAG GTACACATCCTCAGTTAAATACGACTCAGAGAAGCACTTCATCGATGACATCTATATGCCAGTGGGCTTAAGCGTTTCCTCTTGCAGTCAGACGGTCATCTGTGTCCCAAACTGCACGTGGCGCAACTACAAATCGGAGGTCCACTTAGAGCCCCGCAACAAGCCCCAGCGTTTCACCAGCACCACCATCGTCTACCCGAAGCACGCCAAGACTGTGTACACCACCACGCTGGATTACAACTGTCGTAAAACCGTGCGGCGGTTCCTCTCCAGCATAGAGCTGGAAACGTCGGAGTACCTTGGGAACGACTGTGTCCTGGATGGTTGCTGA
- the RFLNB gene encoding refilin-B isoform X1 produces MVGRLSLREVPDLPDMRKRGDTGLDSPDSGLPPSPGPAPPPWLLSSGSPDRAAAATNGLPEPDPSAPAAAVTPVSPAPAALPVLSSCTPRLCPLSFGEGVEFDPLPPKEIRYTSSVKYDSEKHFIDDIYMPVGLSVSSCSQTVICVPNCTWRNYKSEVHLEPRNKPQRFTSTTIVYPKHAKTVYTTTLDYNCRKTVRRFLSSIELETSEYLGNDCVLDGC; encoded by the exons ATGGTGGGTCGGCTCAGCCTGCGGGAGGTGCCCGACCTCCCGGACATGAGGAAGCGGGGCGACACGGGGCTCGACAGCCCCGACTCcgggctgccccccagccccgggcccgCCCCCCCGCCTTGGCTCCTCTCCTCCGGCAGCCCCgaccgcgccgccgccgccaccaacGGGCTGCCGGAGCCCGACCcgtccgcgcccgccgccgcggtGA CCCCtgtctctcctgccccag CTGCGCT CCCTGTTCTCTCCAGCTGCACTCCAAGACTGTGTCCTTTATCCTTTGGGGAAGGAGTTGAGTTTGACCCTTTACCACCAAAGGAAATAAG GTACACATCCTCAGTTAAATACGACTCAGAGAAGCACTTCATCGATGACATCTATATGCCAGTGGGCTTAAGCGTTTCCTCTTGCAGTCAGACGGTCATCTGTGTCCCAAACTGCACGTGGCGCAACTACAAATCGGAGGTCCACTTAGAGCCCCGCAACAAGCCCCAGCGTTTCACCAGCACCACCATCGTCTACCCGAAGCACGCCAAGACTGTGTACACCACCACGCTGGATTACAACTGTCGTAAAACCGTGCGGCGGTTCCTCTCCAGCATAGAGCTGGAAACGTCGGAGTACCTTGGGAACGACTGTGTCCTGGATGGTTGCTGA